In Falco cherrug isolate bFalChe1 chromosome W unlocalized genomic scaffold, bFalChe1.pri SUPER_W_unloc_1, whole genome shotgun sequence, the DNA window AAGTGCTTCAGCATGAGTTTAGCCTGCAGACTACCACCTGGACCATGTGAActtattctaaaaataattcatttgttACATTGTAGGATGACTTAAgatgttgtggtttgtttgttgttttttttttagcagtagCAGAACTAGGAGCGCAACTAGCAATAAACTGCAAGACAAAATACAGCTCTAAAGTTCTCCAAAGCCGGAAATGGTAAGTTTTTGACTGATAATCACATACTGATGGCACTCTGTTTCTGTGGCTACAACATTCCACTCACTTAAAGCGTATTTAAGTTCTACAACTTCCAAAGCATGAGAAGTTTGCAAGTGCAGAGGTGCAGTTTTAACAAACTGTTCAGTGACTGCTTATTATATGCTTTTTGGAGAGCTGTCACATTACTATGTGTAATGGACCATATTGATATTAAGTTTGTACCTGACTGGAGAGGGCATTAAAGAGGATACCGTTATTGCTGAAACaatgattaatttttaacaacTTTTCTTGAGACTCTCAGAACTTTTTGGATATATTTTCAGTCTTTGGGGAATTTATTTATAATCTGAGCAAGGTCTTCTGTCAGAGTAGAGAATTCTTGTATTGTGCTCTGTTACTTGGAAAACAGTAGTGGAGGGGGAAAATTCCAAAAGGGAGAACAAACTTTATTTAGAAATTTCCTGAAAGGAGATATTTTGGTCTGTGTTAATATCTcatgtgatttttaaagttaaactaCATAGCTTCCTGAAATAACAGCCCTTGTACTCAAGCTCTAGTTATTGGCTTGGTCAAATCTTAACTTCTAAGCCTGAATGACAAACCAGGAAATGAGATGTGGTATAATTTTCTTACTGTTCAAGGGTATCTTTCTTGAAGGAGAAGTGTCAATTTCTGCAGACTTTCATGTGTCATTTGCATGTCTTTTTCCTGCGTTTGGATCTTTCACTATTCCATGAGCTGCTGCTTGGAAAATGCTGCCTTAGTTGCTGTAGAGTATCTTCTTTGGAGGAAAAGACTAGGGCTCGCTCCTTGTAGCCTCTAGGCTAGGGTTATGCTGAGAACATATGGCTGAGAGTTTTCAGGGAGTAGTAAGGCTACCTAAAACCCATGTGTCTATTCTTAACTACAGCATTCTAGAGCTCATTAGTAAGAAAATTCTCCTTCTGGTACCATGTCCTAATGCCCTAATTAAAGGATTTACTCACTACCTTGCATTAGCAGGGTATCCAAACTAAGCAGAGGAATGGTGTTGCCATTAAGTGATGGGGTATACAAACTGAGATACTGCTTTTGTCTATATATAGCCTAAAGCAAGTTTCTACCTTATGACTCTTCTTAGAAATTGATTTTGGCAGTTAAAAGTCAGCAATTACTTTGagagttttctttctataaGAAGAGTGTAGGCCTCGGGTTAGGCTGCCTCACTTCCAAGGTACAGTTTACAGAATTCACatcaaaaaaatcaagtaagGATTGTTTAATGAGAGCTGACAAATACtctgtgtatacacacacacacacaccccttttgTGTTTTGTAGTTACCTTTAAGTGCCATTTACTGTTAATCACTTCAGTCCTGTAAATAAGTGAAACCTTCTTTGTGGAAAAAGTAACATGCAGCATGAATGTCCTTCTAATATGTTTGTGGATATGCTTTTGacttcaggaaagcaaagggaatGCTAATAAACTGTCATGGGACCAATCAAGTGGTCTGAGtgaaaaaagtgttattttaaacTCTTCCACAACCACACTGACAAATTCCATCTCGGGAGCAAACTATAATGAAGATCATGCTTCTAAGGATgaagttactgaaataaaatctcagCACGTGTCACTTAACAAGCCTGTCTTGCAaatgaaaagcataaaagaGAAGCAGTCAGttgaagaaaacccaaattCAGGTATCGGCCTACCAAAGAAACCAGTGCTTGGTGTGTATCATGGCAAAGTTATCCAATCCAAGGTAAACTCCTtccaaaaaacaccaaaaagtgAGGGGGAAAAGAGCTCTTTGCCAGACAAGAagtttcttcctcctgccaccAAACCAGCAGCAACATCTTTGCTGATCAGCAGCCGTAACGTAGTCTTGAAGACCATCGAAGTCACAAACAACCCTAATTCTGTAAAAGCAGGTTATGTCCTCCCATTTCAGAGCAAACCATCTAACAAAGCTGCTATTAACTCCCAGTCCACTCTGAAGGAATGGCAACTGACATCTGTTGTAGCACCCAagaaagtaacagaaaatatgaTTCGTGGAAGGGTTGCACAGCCACTGAAGGCTGCTTCTAACAATTCTGACCACAGGATACTAAGAGTGAAGAAATGCACAAGTTCTTGTGAAGATGCAAGACCAGAAGCTCCAGCAAAACCAGTTTCTGTTGTTCTTGGTACAAAGTCAGGACAGAATTTGAAAACTAATGGCAATAGAATATCTCTTCTACCAAAAATctcaggagaagagagaaggtAACTGAATTACTGACTATTGTAGCTTGATCTTGGGAGGTATTTAGACCTTTTTTCCAATAATGTCTATTTTGATCTATTTCTTGCTGTAGATGTGCTGAAAAATGACATCTGAGTGTTTTAACTTGATGCCCAAGGGCAGTAGACTGAAACTGTAGACTTAGTCTGAATCATGATTTCTCAGTATTAATTACAGCAGCTCCTCAGGTTTACGGCTTGTCCTGTGCAGTTATAAATAGGGACCACAAGCAATATATATTTTCTGATTATTAGGCTAAGTGTTGTGACAGCCTTAAGCATGACAGATAATTCTTGAAGTGAATTGCACATGCATGccactgctaaaaaaaaaaaaaaaaaccaaaaaaaaccccaccacaaaacaaaactgatacAGAATGTATATAGAATTGACCGTGTTTATGGACTGAAGGAGAGCACTTGTCAATGACATTATATGGTGGTTCTGGCCTGCTCTCCATGCTTTGTGTCTTTAGAGATAGCTTTTAGTTTTCTGGTTTGAAGTGGGATTAGGGAAGAGGTGGTACATATGAATAAATCAGAAGCATTTTCTACCccttcttggaaaaaaaaaagtctgtagcTGAAGTCTCTTGGTGCTGCTGAAAAGGGAGAGATTAAagtgaaagggtggtcaagcattggaacaggctgcccagggaggtggtagaatcaccaaccctagaagtgtttaaaaaaacccacatagatgcggtgcttggtgacgtggtttagtggtgaacttggcagtcctgggttaatggttggactgcatgatctcaaaggtcttttccaacctaaatgattctatgtttctatgaaaGCATTCTGACCTGATAGATACCTACAGCATAAGTGATATGCATGGTTCTGAAATATCCATGCAGGTCTAAATGGCAGCTGTATCCTTTTTAGAATTAAAGGGATAGGACTCAAGGACAATCTGGAAAGTATTTGTATGACTTACCCTAGTTAGTGTCAGtcaatgtaaaaaatatctgtcatgtcagctaatatttttaaatgcagagctTGTCTGGATGAATGGAGGGCATCTAGAGGAAAAGTGTTGAAGAGACCTCCTATACATATGCAGCTGGGACCCAAGTCTAAAAGTAAAGAACAAGGGTTCTCTTCTGGTGAATCTTTAGAGAACGTATTCCATAATGAAAAGGTCAACAGGACTCTTGCAGAATGTCTGAAATTAACTGAACAAGTATTCAGTCCCTTGCCTAGCAAGTTCTAATGATATAGATCCCTACAACATGCAAGTCCTATAGGCATGCTGGACTTGTGAACCAGATGCAGGGCACTAATTGCTCCCCAAGTTAGGCAATATTGTAGCTTTTTGCTGACACCTGAAGGAATTAGTTCTCACTGAAGAGTCGCCAATTTACTGAACTACCCAATAAGATTAGGCAATAATGGTAACATAATAAAGTAGAAAAGTTCTAATGTAATGAGGGTAGTATGAAATAATTAATCTAAAATAAGTTTGCATTTGCGGAAACTTGCCTAGAGTTCTGACAAAGTCTGGTTTAAGTAGTTTTGAAGATGTCTATGCATTCTACTATCCCTTCTACTTACAAGACTgtagaaataatttccatttggAAGAATAGGTGAATGACAATTctactaaagaaagaaaaaatacttgctttttagTTCAAAACCAGCTAAAATATAGCACCTCACTGTTCACTGCATTTAAATCTCTGCACTTGTGTTGACTTTAGGGATGTCAAAGTGATGAAGTACATGCCATGTTGGAAGATATGGCACAGAGCACTCCTGGGGCTAAAAAGCTTGTGAAATATTGGATCTGCTGTATACGTCTTGAACAGATGGGCCCTCTTGAAAAGGTCATTGCTGTCTATGAGGAGGCCATTTTGGCAGGGGCAGTGGTAAGCAGCTTGTCTTGAAGTTTAAGATTAATAAATATAAAGGCATGAAAGTATGGTATAtctgattttaataaatacttttatagTAGGAGAGCCATGTAACCTATGTGAACATTAAAAAGTTGGATTTGGTTTGCTCTGTAACCACTGTAGAAACTACTTTCAAGAAGAAAGATTTAGGATCATCAAAATAGCATATGATGCTCTGCCTAGAGGAAATTAAGGACTGAGAATTCTAGTGTCACTAGAAACCCAAAACAGAACTTAAGTTCAtcaataaatgtaaaattaattcctgTACTTTGATATCAGCAAGGTTTCAGGACATCAAATAAATACAGCCTTAGCGCATCAAATACAGGATTCACTTGTGTCCTGACTTGTGTCTGAACAGCATTAAATAAGCATCATGTGTTCTGTACCACTTTCCCTGTAAATGTTATACCAAATAAGCTGAAATGATGATTAATTTTGGAattgtttttctaaaacaatGCAACCTTTTTTCCAGCCTAAAGATGAACTACGACACACActaataaatattataaaaattacTGGAAGCCTCTTTGAGCCTGAGGATGGTAAGTCCAAGCATACTCTATTCTAGCTAAATATCTGATTTGACAGGCAATGCAAGCTGACTGTTTAAACCATTTATGCCtgtaaaattctgtttcatgGAAACTTCTCTGTGATCATTTTTTACTCGGTTGTCTTTGGTTTACAAGGTTGTCTTCAATCTATTTCAACTGTGGGCATGTTAAAATGAGTACTGGAGATGCTTGCGTGTTCGGACTTTCTACTTCAGCTCTATCAAAGCAATGTTGTCCAGCTATTTTAGCCTGACAGTCAAAGAGTAAATAAGCATTCTTGCTAGCTAAAAATCAGTTGCCTCTTTGACACATAAACTCCTTTACCAGAAGATGCATGGTTGTGTTATGGCATAGTGTCAATTAAAGGTGGTAAATCTTCCAATTTTGGAAGCAAAGTAGCCATATACACTCCTGTTCAATATAACATAATCTGCCAAGTATTTAATCCCAACTGAATGAAATActtgctcagagctgctgtgcatGGGAATGAAGAGAATGACTTCTTGGGATGTACTTACCCTGAGTTCTCAGGTTTCAGGTTCTTGAAGGCCACTAAAATTATTAGTAACTTAAATTGCTGTGGCTCAGACTCAGTACATGCTTAACTTTCTCATGTAAAGTTTTAAGATTTCAGATCTCTCAAacattaatttatattttgctgTAACTAATCACAgctgtactttttttaatatttcaattttagGGGGAGCTGTGGTAGAATCTGGTTTACGTGAGGTAGTGGAAGTCAGTGGAAGTTTAGGTTCagtgacgtgcggaattagactctataactcaaaagttataaagtaggtatgtttattgcacgcagatgcacgggggatcgctcctccacaagtgtgcatgcccgaagtgacgatccatctcacatttatacaataaaacaaatgaatattcaattaacgcctatacatattcgttacctaaaccccgcttcgtatgttaattagcttatcagtccgtttcctggaatgtggtggtcttgcaggtttgtgggtgattcatgtccttgtgaccatccaatcttctccagcaaggagacttagcactccctccctctagatagcatttgaatgtctctcatccttttctcattctcttttaaatagcccctttgttagaggaagaagggcaggcgtctcccctttgttagaggaagaggggcaggcatctcctcaaaactgtagttgtctcctcagagctgtgtgcctatgtgaccagacaccgcacccatgactagtcaccatacccacattcctgagtagacatatacaatcacagtcggtgtccattgtccccatttcacactatttctccatatcatcAGGAGCATCAGAGCAGGTTCAGGAGGCCTCTAAGGATCCTCTGCTCTGATGACCAAAAAGCAGAGAGTGATGACACTAAGGCAGAGGCTAGCAGTGAAGTGatcaaaaacaaagaaatggatTCAGACTTGAAACCAAGAGGAGACATTTTgccaaaaaagaataaaaagcagatgactaaagaaagtacaaaaaagaaaggaaaatgtggaaCAGAAGAGCAGAATGAAGATTGGGCTACATCTTTTACCCCATCAGTTAATTCTCCTGAGAAAGAGAATGGCACATCTTATTTCATGAGGTACAATCAATCTACCACACCATGCTTGGGAAGGTAAGATCACTTCAGGTAACTGGAAAGTTTGCAGTGTCAGGGGCAACACTAATGTTTGTGTCCTGTTGAAACAAGGAGGCACTGCATTTGTGAAAACCTTGTTAAAAGCTCTCAAGAACTTAACTTTTTAGTATTGCTTCCTGTTCCTTCAGAAGGAagtctttttaaataaagtccTCTATTTACtcaaactgttttgctttttgaatgCCTTACTCCAGAGTAATCTAATCTCTTTGAGGCAGAGACATAGATTCCAGATTTAGGATCCCTTCCCACAGCCCATGTGGCAGTAGCAGTGCTACACTGAGCTAGACAAAGTAGGTGTCTCCAGCCATCCCCTTTTCAAATGTAGATGTGGTTGTATGTCCTACAACACAGAAGCAAACAAGATGTAACTGTCCTGTAAAGATTATCTTAATTGTTTCCTGAGGCAAAATTCTGGTTAGTAATCTCGGGACAAAACAGATAAcacttaaattctttttttgccaCGAAGTGTCTTTTAAGATAGCAGATTTAAAGTTGTGCTTAGCTTTGGCATCTGATGAAGCTGGACTCTTGGCAGCTGTCTGCTATGCCTCATAGCAGGAAGAACACTCCCCAGGTGGAATGGGGGGAAATCTTCCTCTTTTTAATACATTCTTCAAATTGAAGTATTTTGTCCAAGAAGAAATGTATATCTAGTTTTAACTGTATGAAAGGAcctgttttcagtttcctttggcTATGAGGATGGGGGAGAGTTGAACGGGAATCACGACTTACTGTTTCTGCTAGATGCTACAGAGGTAACTTGTATGATGGTGTGCCTATGtttagtgattattttttttatatatatattttttttatatactaaGGGTGAAGATGCACCATAAGGCACATGACTCCAGTGCTAAAGACCTGAAAATTGTAACCCCTTTGCGATGTTCTAAACACATTCGGGAGAAGATGCACAAGCTGTTGGATACTGTTAAGGATCAAGATCCATGTGTGTCTTCATTTGAACAGCTAGGAGAATTGGAATAAGAAGGCACTGCATTTATCCACAGACAGTAATGCACTCAAAGAAATAAGTGCTGAAgtagaaaagtaaaatgtagCATTACATTACATGGGAATAGTTCAAAGCTGTGACAGGGGAGGTTTAGGCTGGGcgttaggaagcatttctttgctGAGAGGGCGTTCAAACACTAGAACAGGCTTTCTTGGtgcaccaagcctgtcagcatctaagaggcatttggacagtACCCTTAAtgttttaacttttggtcagccctaaaatggtcaggcagttggactagatggtcgTTGTGACGTGCAGAATTAAACTTTGTAACTCAGGATAAattataaagcaggtatgtttaatTCACTGGCGGGCATCAGGGTGGATAATTCAaaaagcacctgctgccctgACTTCTTTGTGCATGTGTGATTTAAAGTATACATTCATACATATTGAATAGATGCCCGAGAATAGGTTGGGTTAGGATAATTAGTCTACCGAGAAGTCATTAACATAAGTTTCCTCCCATTTGCACTTGCACACTATCTCCTTGCTGGTGGTTGTGGGGGTCGTTGGGGATGAAGGCTTAGCAGTCTCCCTCGCTCTGATTACCTCTTAATGCGTTCTCACGTGCACCAAGTATAGATGTCAAATATGTCAATCGTTTTAACATTTTCCAATTCCAAACATACAATATTGTAGATAAAACAAAACCGACTAGAACTAATATCGAAAGAACAACAATGGGGTGACATAACTTATTTGGGATACCAGTAGTAGTAGGTGACTATCCAAAAAGTGCATCCCACCAGTTAtgttctgcatctttctttATACTTTTCAGGATCCTGTGAATTTCCTTTATGTCATGGTGGACAGTTATCAGGGGGTTTTGTCCATTTTCTTGGACTTCCTTCAAAATTTTGAAGTCTTGATGTTTCACTAATTGTTTTACCAATATAAGATTCATTCCAATAGGTGCAGGTGTCAATCTGTGAAACATTGTATATTTGGACTGTATCAACTGGTGAGATATGATTGGTGCTAAATAAGAAAAGTCACACCCAACTATCTTAACAAAattacaaatgcagaaataagaaTGGTTGTGATTATTCACAACTGTCTTGTCTATTGTTAGAGCTACAAGCAGTTCTCAAACACACATAACCTTGGCCAGTATATATGTGTTGTTTTCTGATCAGCGTCTGAATTGATTTCAAGATGACAGATATTTTGTTCAGTATCGAGACAAATGTCTTGAGTGTCAATTGTACTACTTTCACAAATAAATCCCTTTTGTTCTTTCATAATGCAGGATTCTAAATTTACAGTTTGCCATTTCTCATCTACTATCCGTGCCAGTGTTCTGTGTTCAAAAGGA includes these proteins:
- the LOC129734898 gene encoding LOW QUALITY PROTEIN: cytoskeleton-associated protein 2-like (The sequence of the model RefSeq protein was modified relative to this genomic sequence to represent the inferred CDS: substituted 1 base at 1 genomic stop codon), whose product is MLPYEGYKPLVCSRSAKTCKLNKDYRYSSTFYQEKKTFSGVPIRKKQASISSSRTRSATSNKLQDKIQLXSSPKPEMESKGNANKLSWDQSSGLSEKSVILNSSTTTLTNSISGANYNEDHASKDEVTEIKSQHVSLNKPVLQMKSIKEKQSVEENPNSGIGLPKKPVLGVYHGKVIQSKVNSFQKTPKSEGEKSSLPDKKFLPPATKPAATSLLISSRNVVLKTIEVTNNPNSVKAGYVLPFQSKPSNKAAINSQSTLKEWQLTSVVAPKKVTENMIRGRVAQPLKAASNNSDHRILRVKKCTSSCEDARPEAPAKPVSVVLGTKSGQNLKTNGNRISLLPKISGEERRACLDEWRASRGKVLKRPPIHMQLGPKSKSKEQGFSSGESLENVFHNEKVNRTLAECLKLTEQGCQSDEVHAMLEDMAQSTPGAKKLVKYWICCIRLEQMGPLEKVIAVYEEAILAGAVPKDELRHTLINIIKITGSLFEPEDGGAVVESGLREVVEVSGSLGSEHQSRFRRPLRILCSDDQKAESDDTKAEASSEVIKNKEMDSDLKPRGDILPKKNKKQMTKESTKKKGKCGTEEQNEDWATSFTPSVNSPEKENGTSYFMRYNQSTTPCLGRVKMHHKAHDSSAKDLKIVTPLRCSKHIREKMHKLLDTVKDQDPCVSSFEQLGELE